CTTATTCATTAGCCCTTAACACAATTTTCAAGTTGCATAAGGCACAATtcataattacatacatacatattcatAATGTGTTTTGAACTACAGGTTGTATTGCACGTATGCAAATGTAGTATTTTATGTTACACTAGGTTAAATTTCCTTATGCTACCTATATAAAATTGTTCTACACACACTCTTAAGAATAATAAGGATGGAAGTTGTTTGTTTATAATTAAATTAGTGGATAATAAAGATAACAGCAGATCACAGCTAGATCACTTGTGGTACTATTTATAACTTCATAAACAGTGTAGAAAACTATTTCCTTCAGCAAGGGTTCTGTAATCTTCCTGAATTTATTAGTATTTAACTTCCTAGTCCGACTTCGTCATTTGTGAAAAAGAGACCTTCCTACATGTAgaaagtttcttttaatttttgtaagtCTATTCCAGGGAATATTCAAAGAGTTCCCTTTCCTGGTTCCCTAAGTGTTGACATTCGATCTTTTATCATGATTATCACAATTGTTCTTGGTGAGCATAATGGTGTGAAATACGTATAAACTTGGGACAGTCATCGTTTTGTTATTAATGAAATACATTTTGCATGGAGTGCTGGCTCTTGGACTATTCATGCATCTAATAGATTTTTTGCCAAATAAAGACTCTTCTGGCTCCAACAGAGCTACCCCACATCATTGTCCCttagttcatgtgtgtgtgtgtgtgtgtgtgtgtgtgtgtgtgtgtgtgtgtgtgtgtgtgttccagttCAATTTTGTGTTGAGGTGGATATCCAGCAATTTGACAAAGCCTTTGCAATAGCAATCTATCCTACACTCTTAGTTTTGTtattgtttaattttaattcatttgccTTAAACCGGCAAGGTGCCTTGtccatcatacatttattcatttcCTTCATAGTATTTCTGTCATTATGGGAAGTAATAAATGTGGTATTGCCTGCATACATTCAAGGTAGCAGGCCAGGTagagaacattaaaataaaaatgaacaaaaatggtccaaataCTGATCCCTGAGCACTCCTTTTCAGAAAGCCTGAGTTTTCATTTGAGTGAGTTAGGTCCATTTGCTTCCTACTGTAAAATTATGTTGTagtttttgtggactggcaagacagccaatccactaggacgggaggccgaagggcacgcgtttaagctcacacaggctggtgtGATGTCTGGAatagttaaaggaatagagactagcaaaataggtacgtagcttctggaatactttaatccacaattggtgaacatcgctctgatGGTacttgcatcacaagataaatagcaattgataatggcaccttgctaggtcgtagcaaatgacgtagctgaaggctatgctaactatcgtcttggcaaatgagagcgtaatttgccagtgaaccatcgctagcaaagtcggctgtacaactggggcgagtgctaggacgtctctctagacctgccgtgtggcggcgctcggtctgcaatcactgatagtggcgacacgcggttccgacgtatactacctgaccgcggccgatttaaaggctaccacctagcaagtgtggtgtctggcggtgacaccacagtagtcatgGCACTTTCTTATCGGTTATCCCATACTGCTAGAGTTCATTTCCTTAATCATACAGTTTATAAGGTAACACAGGGAATTGCTTATTATTTCTATAATTCGTTTTACAGTAAAGCTAGAGGGGCAATAACAGTATTCAGTTTTTGGGTAACTGAGTATTGCTGCTGCATCTACTATGCCCTTAGGGGAGATAGATTTACATTCAAACTCACTATTGCTCTGATGGTTGGTTTCAAAGTCTACACCCATTGAGGTAACCAAGGCTGTTGACTGTCATTGCTGGTTACTGATTTCATCTTTGGCCTATTGTTTTAGATTTGCttattccctttctataatatcgcTTCGGTTTTACAGTCATTGGCTTGTATATTCTACTGCTAcatgacagttcacagtatgaCTTCAGCagtatcacagtctaacataacaattACGACACACACTTCTGTaaaagttgttactgtttgacagctggagcgacactagcgctccaagcggcgagaaaggGGAACTTCGGATGCATCAAAAGCATAATGTTTGCTTTGCATCCCTTTcctatgtggtttacgaaatatttgaattttttttgtctgcaagactgtgtgtaatatcagaagacatagatgtttctaaaaatgatcctAAAATATGTGCAAGTAGGGATAAAAATCAAGAAGCCAGTGGAAAGTTACAATAAATTCGTGAAGAAAGACTTTGACACTGAATACAACTGCAGCTTATCACGTTGATATCAACGGAATATAAACACACTgattcacacataagaagcacagacatgtacctctacatgcaaaagggatTGACGCTCAATTTGTCGTTCAGTAGGACTACTGTGTTTTAGTCATTGtagcctgttgccacaagtacgaccttcatctttatattattctaagtgggacaagaaACTGTCAATTGGTgggagaaatatactgtgagtgtaGAACCTGAGACCTCAAAGACAATAACACTATCGGAAGTGCTGCCTTACGTTAAATTTGCTATTAGAGacttttcatccaatgacatatgcacTTGTTTATCAGTATTGGAGAAATGCTGTACCTTCTCCTTTAAAAGGTGGAACATATTGTCACTcatcccacattttatttgtatgccttctaCATACCTAAGGTATGCACTGATagaaacataaaacattctgacaaaacgtGTGTGTCAATATCAGGATCCTATAGTCTTTGTTTATCCTTCTTCACTTGGTCCTTCTGATACAGTTTCCGTTGCTGTCTGTTACAAGACAAGAAAAGTGCCTATCATTTTAAATACAGTTTTGCACGAattctagcgatctgcacattctgatactCCACACACTTTTTctagacacgaataactgcacttaattttaCCACTTAATCGTCGAATCAGGTGTGTATTGACGATTCTGATGAATCTGGCACTGATCTatggcacagaagcagccagttcaactctccatatgAGTGTTTTATAGCGTTAGACGGATTGTCgaacctttgtggcagtttcctcttcagtgTCAGATGAGGTGGCTTACCTGGAATATTAAACACGTGTTTATTAGTGTCAGTATTCATTAACTGGTCTTGTTCGACGTGTAGCGGACAAAACATTATTATAAAGGCAGACATGGTCTTTTTTCATAAGATGTTCTCATCTGCTACTCACTATGAATTTTCTACTTTTAAAACGAAACATTTGAATCATTAATATATATGTAGTTTGCAAGCGATTCccgacgatacagtttagtaaagTGATGGTATACATCTCACAGGGTCCTTAGCAAACCTAAAAAAAAGACAGATGTGGTATCTTCTTCTTGTTGCTGCtagcaatttattgcgctacgctACGTTCCCATTTGTAAAAACCGCtgtacaaaccaaaataaattacTACTATTCGCTttagctttcacgatcgcgccgaagtcaacagtttaacttactggccgcttggcgcgctaCTGGCGCAgtgggcaacaaaatcgaggcgaagtgtcgcgactgttacgttagactgtggaAGTATTATATTTTTAGTTTAAACGGGCAAGGAGTGTACCAATTAGCTATGTGTCAAGTTCATACCTATGATTCGTACTGACAGTAATTTTTTGTATAGCTGttgctacagaaaaaaatattatcattttaGTACGTCTGAGTAATGCATTCGCACTTTTTTGCTACACGTTTTATTACATGCGCTCTTTTGTTAATACTGACAAATACTGACCAATATCACTTTCATTTGCTCCTTCATGCCTTATTTGAAATCTTTACCTCTTTGTTTGGAGAAAAGTACAATCTGTAAAATATAATTTCAGTCACTCGACCTCTCGGTTCTCGGAAAACCATCGATAGCTCGATCTCTATGTTCTATCGAGAATTGGCGATTTGGCGTACTTCGAGTTGTTTATTTTGAAACAAGCTGGGGTGTGTAGTAAGTGAAattattgaacatttataaggcatGACACATTGTTGGGATGGCAAATAACTATCGCAAATTTCTAAAGCTATTAGAAAGCTGGCCTGTGGACCCATCTAAAACTGAGCGGTCAGTACTTTCGTATTAAAAATCTGTAAGATGATGCCAAATTATTTACGTAACAAGTACACTTTTAGACAGCCTTGTACTTTCAATAGTGATATTTTGTTATAATAGCGATACTCGCAAAAAAAAACTGGCTACCGTAAACTTTTTGTAATATTTACGCTACCGTTGCCCAATATGTATCTCATACCTATCACAAAAACATTCATCTACCTACCGGATTTGAGACTTCAATTAATTgtagtttttgttttgtatttcttcaGCGCAACAATGTTTCCCAACGATTTCGATTTTCATTCCGGCTCTAAGAAGGACACAAAAAGGAATGGTGACTTTTCTATATATGTTGGTAACGTTCGAGTGGGTCTTCTCATTGTTCGGGTTTTCAAATCTCTTTTAGCGCTTGTTGTGTATGCACAGtcattgcagccggccggagtggccgagcggttctaggtgctacagtctagaactgcgcaaccgctacggtcgcaagttcaaatcctgcgtcggacatggatgtgcgtgatgtctttaggtacgttaggtttaagtagttctgatgttaagtcccatagtgttctgagCCATTTGAAGCCACAGCCATTACAAAACATGTTTGTTCATAGTCACTTCACTATTCCGTGAAGACTCAAACTCAAAATTATAAGGCAAGGAAACATCTTTTCTTAAGCGTTAGGACAATAGGTTAAACCTCGACACCCAGTGTATCGCAACAAGCAATATTTCTCAATTATAAAAAAATACCATTTGTACAAATACTTGATATGAACATTTGAGTACTATAAAACTACCAGTGGCCTATAATCTGTGAACTTCATCTCAAATAGTTATCAGAATTATTCATTATTCTAGGATGTAAATAGGCTTACATTTGGATTTTGGTATTTCAGTGCATATGGCTGGTGCTTCTTTATTGATTCTAGATATATAGCTGCTGGGAATTTACAGTATGAGTGACAAAAAGCTGTAAGACTCATATGTATCATATGGATATTTAAGATCATAGAGTGAAAtagtatgattttttaaaaataaatattagctCCCTGTAAATCAGTGCACTTCTTTCATGTTGCATCATTTTATAAGATTATTACCAATTGGTTTATCACATTAGTATTACAGCTTTAGAGAtggtgaaaatgtttatttttcagcAAGTATTTTCTTTTTGTGAGAGAATCTACACACTTACGTTATTATGTTTCATAGTCTGGAAGATAATTAACCAAAACGGTTAGTTAGTTAACATTGTGACTAGCTGCTGTTCTtacctcttgtttttaagtcaggttttttctcttttctgtagggggggggggggagcaactaCATATAGCTCACTGTATCAAATTCGATTTGCAATGTTAGAAATCTTCATCAGACAGTCATTATCACCATCTACCGTGATTATTCTGTTTAGTTTAGTGTCATTAAAGAACTTATCATTTGATGATTTATTAATGTATTCTGTGCCTCATGTGTGAATGTCATAAGAAGGAACATCACAGTGGCACTCTTAATTAGTTTCTCAAATGACAGCTTGTGTTATTGAGTAATAGTATTTTTTTGTGCCTCATTAGGTAAATGATAAAGTGTCAGGCTACAAATTGAAAGATCCATGGTTCAGTCCTCATTCTTTCGAAGAATTATTCATCACCCTTGATTGTGATTTGTGTATGTGAAAATGCCAGATTAACTGAAGCGTTCCATACTGCTTTAAGAAGTCATGACCAAACTGTTACCTCTCAATCTAACCACGTGCAAACTCACAACTAAACtttcacctttcaacctaacctaaacGTCGGGCGGGATtatggaagtgtctgattccacccatttACTTTGACCCATGACTTCATCAATATGGCGAGAATTGCTATTCTGAGCATCTACAATATGGTGAcaatgatgtcactacatacacgTGGCAACGAacacgaaaatacgtataaataagacaataacatctccctcctaAAATACAGTCAAACTAACGTGATAACTGCGGGAAACTGGGGGTTTTAGGGAGGGGACAAGCTAAATGCAACAGTAAAAAAAACACAGcacgatcccaaaacacacaaaatgatgaacaaaaaaataataatttacaaaaatcTACGGGAATCAGACACTTCCTTTGACCTATATAGGCCAACtgcagctgacgataccaaaacatcaacgcCTACAGCAAACACTGTGGAAGTTGTAATTAGCCATTTCCCTTGACCACAGCTGATGATACCGAAACACCAATACCTACACATAAAACGAGGAAAATTAGAATcggtcatttcccttgacctatataggtcaaccatagCTATTAACACAAAAAAACCAACACCTgcaactacgaaaaacaaaaccacacacacacagagggcgcCATCAAacacaagacgacatctacaaacacatctAACTCAAACTCCACAccttaatgacgtcacacaccttAACATTCGTAcgccatgggtcaaagcagacgggtggaatcggatgcttccGTTGACCCCTTGGGCTACACCACAGATCAATCTGTCATCACAGTCTACATTCGAAAAACTATTATAGACGAAAAAGAgatatgtgtgtgtttctctttgcaTACATATTGTGTCGCACGCCACAATGTCATTATACTACAGCCGAAGCTGACATCTGGCATTATTAGGTTCAGTTGACCCAAATTAGCAAGCTGCACCAGAGGCAAACAAGGGAATAGCAAAGCAGTGGTATTCAAATCGACATAAGCTGTATTTTCTTTTGACAAGCTATATGTTGCATAAGTTCAGAAATCACCATTCCTTTGAATGCAAATTTTGTCATAAAATAGCCTTTTTTAATTTCTTGGTGAGGTTATAGCTGTGGCACACAAGAATACTTTGATTAACCTGCATAATGAAATAGAGGGAACAACCCAGGTATATATTATAAAATTGAAGTGACggagaacaagaaaaaaatattagcGTCAACACAAGGAAAATTAGTTGTGTAACAAGAACCAAGATAAGGTCATGTTAGGCGTGAGGTTCCAATATACACAACAGAAATGGCAGGGTGGTCATTTGGGTTAGTACAGAACTGTAGTTTGTCACTGAACTTAATGTGACACCGTTCGTCAGCAGTCTGTGCTTCCCTATCAAGGACCCACACTAAAAGCAAGTTTTTGTGTTGTGTTAACTGCAGCctatgcatgggatggtaattcccaagTCTGGCTGCTCCTAGTCTCTGACCATTGGTGCAGGATGACACGTAATGTTGCAGGGAGTGTATCACTTGTTCTCAGGTGGCAGGTACAGAAGTGAAGGGGTTACTATGTTCTTAGAGCACAGTATGGTGATCATATGTTGTGGTGGTCGGACGTGGTCATCTGGAACCTTGATGAAGGTATCTGCCCTTACTCTTCCATGCAATCCAACATtaagccactgtcacatctgaatgccctacaaatctggatattgcataaCTCGACAAATGAGCTGAACAGACCCCCACAGTGAGGTCCCTTACAAGCTCTGTCAGTAGTTGATAATGCTGTGTCACACTTGTATCTCTTgtttccttcacagtgatcactcaacagctGGCACTGTTTATGCTCCTTATATATCCTATCAAGCCTGGTAACAACACAAATGCACTATTGTGGCAGTTCTATTTGTTGCAGAAAATTGCAGCTCCACTCAGTTATATACTGACTGATTATGTGCATTTggtcaaagttacattgacatccaaccataTGTTGTGTATGATTTACTTttatttgtcaggcaatgtatctTAGAAACCCATTTATTTTCCATCTAAGAAATGAAACCGATTTTTAtaaacacacatacagaaaactcaTTTTTTTGGAAAGTACAAAGGGAATGTTTTTAGATTTTGCAaaatctaaataattttaattttttttttttttagttcagtaaAATAAAGCTAATGTTACAGCATTACTGTGTCATATGTGGCAGTCAAATGAAGAACAAACAACCGCCACAACGAAACCATGAAATGGTTTCATTAAAAAATAATCATCAGACATGTCAAGACATCTCTCAGGGAAACGAGACAATCAGTTCCGCATAGAACCCGATTGGTCATTGACGGATCCACACCCACTTGTGCACTTCCTTGCCCGACAGAAACAGATGaccatgcatgtctttcttcaggttgccaaagaTGTGAGAATCACACAGTGAAGGATCCAGGCTGTACGtatgatgttgcagtgtttcccaacctaaTCACCAAAGCAAATCCTTCGACCAATTGGCATTGTGGGGGCTGGTGTTATCATGCAGCAAGATGAATCCAGCCAACAGCATTCCTAATTGTTTTGATGTCATGGCATGTCACAGTTtgtgcggcgggggggggggggggggggggggggggaaggatatgGAAACATTCCATTGTTGATATgtaattcctggcagattaaaactgtgtgccagaccgagactcgaactcgggacctttgcctttcacgggaaagtgctctaccatctgagctacccaagcacaactcaca
This DNA window, taken from Schistocerca piceifrons isolate TAMUIC-IGC-003096 chromosome 4, iqSchPice1.1, whole genome shotgun sequence, encodes the following:
- the LOC124796110 gene encoding uncharacterized protein LOC124796110 — its product is MANNYRKFLKLLESWPVDPSKTERATMFPNDFDFHSGSKKDTKRNGDFSIYVGNVRVGLLIVRVFKSLLALVVYAQSLQPAGVAERDVNRLTFGFWYFSAYGWCFFIDSRYIAAGNLHDIGFHLRERVKKAFTAGELFQGDEEKCAREHASLKRLADNVYGKLYKRTISSSATGLTAEQCNSVLSSEFLDLLQKENRSIFSRLFRGK